A part of Mycolicibacterium sp. TUM20985 genomic DNA contains:
- a CDS encoding VOC family protein codes for MEILASRVLFRPTDYQRSLTFYRDAIGLAIAREYGAGTVFYAGQSLIELASHGGGSPSAPPFPGALWLQVRDVYATQKELEDRDVAIARAAAKEPWGLHEMHVDDPDGVTLIFVQVPDTHPLRRDNRT; via the coding sequence ATGGAGATCCTGGCCAGTCGGGTGCTGTTCCGGCCGACCGACTACCAGCGATCGCTGACCTTCTACCGGGATGCCATCGGTCTCGCCATCGCGCGCGAGTACGGTGCCGGCACGGTCTTCTACGCCGGTCAGTCGCTCATCGAGTTGGCCAGCCACGGCGGCGGATCACCTTCGGCGCCACCGTTTCCCGGTGCCCTCTGGCTCCAGGTGCGCGACGTCTACGCCACGCAGAAGGAGCTCGAGGATCGCGACGTCGCCATCGCCCGGGCCGCCGCCAAGGAGCCGTGGGGTCTGCACGAGATGCACGTCGACGACCCCGACGGCGTCACCCTCATCTTCGTCCAGGTACCCGACACGCACCCGTTGCGGCGTGACAACCGAACCTGA
- a CDS encoding AI-2E family transporter: MPPAAERADPWVSPLVRASAAWAWRLLVLLAAAYVLFEALVHFGVVVVPVALALILTALLQPAVDYLDRLGAARGGAVAFVLVLSLAVFGGLLAFVVNQFIEGAPLLVEQVTRSIESTRDWLINGPARLSGDQINRAVDSFTEALRSHQTQLTSGALSTAGTIVEILGGAFLLLFTVIFFLLGGRSIWQFVTRLIPAENRARVREAGSAGFHSLAGFARATSLVALVDAVAIGSGLAIMGIPLALPLASLIFLGAFIPVVGALITGFLAVIVALLAKGVIYALITLGLIVAVMQLEAHVLQPLVMGRAVSIHPLAVVLGLTAGWVLAGVIGALLAVPAIAFFNSFVRVLSADDPGARNEALEADDGSMIDAQAVDEA, from the coding sequence GTGCCCCCCGCTGCGGAACGCGCTGATCCGTGGGTCAGTCCACTGGTACGCGCGTCCGCGGCGTGGGCGTGGCGGCTCCTCGTCCTTCTCGCCGCCGCCTACGTACTGTTCGAAGCGCTCGTCCACTTCGGCGTCGTCGTCGTCCCGGTGGCCCTAGCCCTCATCCTCACGGCACTACTGCAGCCGGCGGTCGACTACCTCGACCGCCTCGGCGCAGCACGCGGAGGCGCGGTCGCCTTCGTCCTCGTTCTCAGCCTCGCCGTCTTCGGCGGGCTACTCGCCTTCGTGGTCAACCAGTTCATCGAAGGAGCCCCGCTCCTCGTCGAGCAGGTGACCCGCAGCATCGAGAGCACGCGAGACTGGCTCATCAACGGTCCGGCACGGCTCAGCGGTGACCAGATCAACCGGGCAGTCGATTCCTTCACCGAGGCGCTTCGCAGCCATCAGACCCAGCTGACCAGCGGGGCCCTGTCCACCGCAGGCACCATCGTCGAGATTCTCGGCGGCGCGTTCCTGTTGCTGTTCACGGTCATCTTCTTCCTGCTCGGTGGACGCAGCATCTGGCAGTTCGTCACACGCCTCATCCCCGCGGAGAACCGCGCCCGCGTGCGCGAGGCCGGCTCCGCAGGATTCCATTCGCTGGCCGGCTTCGCCCGCGCCACCTCGCTGGTCGCGTTGGTAGATGCCGTCGCCATCGGCAGCGGACTCGCGATCATGGGCATTCCGCTCGCCTTGCCGCTGGCCTCGCTGATCTTCCTCGGCGCCTTCATACCGGTCGTCGGCGCCTTGATCACGGGCTTCCTCGCCGTGATCGTGGCGCTCCTGGCCAAGGGGGTCATCTACGCGCTCATCACGCTCGGGCTGATCGTCGCGGTGATGCAGCTCGAGGCGCACGTCCTGCAGCCGTTGGTGATGGGCCGCGCGGTCTCCATCCATCCGCTGGCCGTGGTCCTCGGCCTCACCGCGGGATGGGTGCTCGCGGGCGTCATCGGCGCACTGCTCGCAGTGCCCGCGATCGCCTTCTTCAACAGCTTCGTGCGGGTGCTGAGCGCCGACGACCCCGGTGCGCGTAACGAAGCCCTCGAGGCCGACGACGGGTCGATGATCGATGCGCAGGCAGTCGACGAAGCTTGA
- a CDS encoding DUF3349 domain-containing protein: MTDHHKSVFDNVLHWLNAGYPEGVPPKDYSPVLALLKRSLTEEEVVNAARFVLKSASGDTVAEDEIRTAIETVDGHEPTPDEIHQVAARLASVGWPLALPAH, from the coding sequence ATGACTGATCATCACAAGAGCGTGTTCGACAATGTCCTCCACTGGCTCAATGCGGGCTACCCCGAGGGAGTCCCACCGAAGGACTACTCCCCGGTCCTCGCGCTGCTCAAGCGCTCGCTGACGGAGGAAGAGGTCGTCAACGCCGCGCGTTTCGTCCTGAAGTCGGCCAGCGGTGACACGGTCGCCGAGGACGAGATCCGCACGGCGATCGAAACCGTGGACGGCCATGAACCCACCCCGGACGAGATCCACCAGGTCGCCGCGCGGCTGGCGTCGGTGGGTTGGCCGCTCGCGCTGCCAGCGCACTAA
- a CDS encoding NAD(P)/FAD-dependent oxidoreductase produces the protein MSNPGLIVVGSGPAGISAAESYRKHGGSGPVLVLSADGDLPYERPPLSKDFLQGDTDDVALHPAEWFTDRDIDLRHGCPVDAIDTDGHSVTVDGERIPYGALVVALGAGPSPLPVPGGDRALLLRALTDARQLRSAAANATSAVVIGAGFIGCEAAASLAMRGLPVTLVAPDRVPQEKRLGAEAGERLLNLVTSTGVRYVGGASVEAMEGDGVRLDDGVTIACDLVLAATGVSPRSSVAAAAGLQMQDSRIVVGADMRTSATDVYAAGDVTFAFNTVAGRHLAVEHWQDAIDHGTVAGAQAAGAAATWDAVPGFWSTIGDATIKYHAWGDGYDGRRLVDHDDGFTVWYEAGGAAVGVLTYNADDDYDLGETLIAAGRPAPVSTSRDAADRPE, from the coding sequence GTGAGCAACCCGGGATTGATCGTCGTCGGAAGTGGGCCCGCGGGCATCAGCGCCGCGGAATCGTATCGAAAGCACGGCGGCTCGGGCCCGGTGCTGGTGCTGAGCGCGGACGGCGATCTGCCGTACGAGCGGCCGCCGTTGAGCAAGGACTTCCTGCAGGGGGACACCGACGACGTGGCGTTGCACCCGGCGGAGTGGTTCACCGATCGCGACATCGACCTGCGCCACGGATGTCCCGTCGACGCGATCGATACCGACGGGCACAGCGTCACGGTCGACGGTGAGCGAATTCCCTATGGCGCGTTGGTCGTGGCACTCGGCGCCGGCCCGTCACCTCTTCCCGTGCCAGGTGGTGACCGCGCCCTCCTACTACGCGCCCTGACCGACGCGCGGCAGTTGCGAAGCGCGGCCGCGAATGCGACCTCGGCCGTGGTGATCGGGGCAGGATTCATCGGTTGCGAGGCCGCCGCGTCGCTGGCCATGCGAGGCCTTCCAGTCACGCTGGTGGCTCCCGACCGAGTGCCGCAGGAGAAGCGCCTCGGCGCGGAGGCGGGCGAACGGCTGCTGAACCTCGTCACGAGTACCGGCGTGCGCTACGTCGGCGGGGCGTCGGTCGAGGCGATGGAGGGCGACGGGGTACGGCTCGACGACGGCGTGACGATCGCCTGCGATCTGGTGCTCGCCGCCACCGGCGTCAGCCCCCGCAGCAGCGTCGCCGCCGCGGCCGGACTGCAGATGCAGGATTCGCGCATCGTCGTCGGCGCCGACATGCGTACGTCGGCGACCGACGTCTACGCGGCGGGTGACGTCACATTCGCGTTCAACACCGTCGCGGGCCGACACCTCGCCGTCGAACACTGGCAGGACGCCATCGACCACGGGACCGTCGCCGGTGCCCAGGCGGCGGGTGCTGCCGCCACGTGGGACGCGGTGCCGGGCTTCTGGTCCACGATCGGGGACGCGACGATCAAGTATCACGCCTGGGGCGATGGTTACGACGGCCGTCGCCTCGTGGACCACGACGACGGCTTCACCGTTTGGTATGAGGCCGGTGGCGCGGCGGTGGGCGTCCTCACCTACAACGCCGACGACGACTACGACCTCGGCGAGACACTCATCGCGGCGGGGCGACCGGCCCCGGTGTCGACGTCACGGGATGCGGCCGACCGCCCGGAGTGA
- a CDS encoding inorganic phosphate transporter: protein MSTTMIILVLLIVTALAFDFTNGFHDTGNAMATSIATGALKPKVAVLLAGVLNLVGAFLSVEVAVTVTTSVLKIQDSKTGALVPSIDQSVGLTIIFAGLIGGILWNLLTWLFGIPSSSSHALFGGLIGAGIAAIGMAGVNWTGVISKVLVPAVAAPFIAGLVAACGTWLVYRLTRNIEHKRRETGFRWGQIATASLVALSHGTNDAQKTMGVIALALITTGHLSGDVKENGLPFWVIFSCALAIGLGTYIGGWRVIRTLGKGLVEIESPQGLAAEASSAAIILSSSAAGMALSTTHVATGSILGSGVGKPGAQVRWAVAGRMAAAWLITLPAAALVGAIAFWISHFVAGATTQLVGDGLIFLILVGLSGYMYWRAQKQKVDSSNVNADWDHTTNSVVPAEARAASAEAPKASV from the coding sequence ATGAGCACAACCATGATCATTCTCGTGTTGTTGATAGTCACGGCGTTGGCGTTCGACTTCACCAACGGGTTCCACGACACGGGCAACGCCATGGCGACGTCGATCGCCACGGGTGCTCTCAAGCCGAAGGTCGCCGTGCTGCTTGCCGGCGTACTCAACCTCGTCGGTGCCTTCCTCTCGGTCGAGGTGGCCGTCACCGTCACCACCTCGGTCCTGAAGATCCAGGACAGCAAGACGGGTGCCCTCGTCCCGTCGATCGACCAATCGGTGGGCCTCACGATCATCTTCGCCGGACTCATCGGCGGCATTCTGTGGAATCTGCTCACGTGGCTCTTCGGCATACCGTCGAGTTCGTCGCACGCACTGTTCGGTGGACTGATCGGTGCGGGTATCGCGGCCATCGGCATGGCCGGGGTCAACTGGACCGGCGTCATCAGCAAGGTGCTGGTTCCCGCAGTCGCGGCGCCGTTCATCGCCGGGCTCGTCGCGGCATGCGGAACGTGGCTGGTCTACCGACTCACCCGCAACATAGAGCACAAGCGGCGCGAGACGGGATTCCGCTGGGGCCAGATCGCCACCGCTTCGCTCGTCGCGCTGTCACACGGCACCAACGATGCGCAGAAGACCATGGGCGTGATCGCGCTGGCGCTCATCACCACCGGGCACCTCTCCGGTGACGTGAAGGAGAACGGCCTGCCGTTCTGGGTGATCTTCTCCTGCGCCCTGGCCATCGGCCTCGGCACCTACATCGGCGGTTGGCGGGTCATCCGCACCCTCGGCAAGGGGCTCGTCGAGATCGAGTCACCGCAGGGTCTGGCCGCCGAGGCGTCGTCGGCCGCGATCATCCTGAGCTCCAGCGCCGCCGGCATGGCCCTGTCGACCACGCACGTGGCGACGGGCTCGATCCTCGGCAGCGGCGTGGGCAAGCCGGGCGCACAGGTGCGTTGGGCCGTCGCGGGACGCATGGCGGCCGCGTGGCTGATCACGCTGCCCGCCGCGGCGCTCGTCGGCGCCATCGCCTTCTGGATCTCGCACTTCGTCGCCGGTGCCACCACGCAGCTGGTGGGCGACGGCCTGATCTTCCTCATCCTCGTCGGACTCTCCGGCTACATGTACTGGCGCGCGCAGAAGCAGAAGGTGGACAGCAGCAACGTCAACGCCGATTGGGACCACACGACCAACTCGGTCGTCCCGGCCGAGGCGCGTGCCGCGTCGGCCGAGGCGCCCAAGGCCTCGGTTTAG
- a CDS encoding phosphate signaling complex PhoU family protein: protein MRADFRHQLDSLRADMGGMCELAGAAMANATRSLLDVDLDAAHSVLSDVERLTFLHNDVERRTLAILATQAPVAGDLRTVVSAIHIAAAADRMGGLASHIAKLSLRRHPNSVIPDEMNDTFAAMGRIAVNLADNCHAILGTGDCARAQRVRRDDQEMEAIHQQLFNAVSSPHWGHGAGVASDVVLLGRFYGRFADHADEIARRMIFQTSGDPVRRAKAG, encoded by the coding sequence ATGCGCGCGGACTTTCGGCACCAACTCGATTCGCTGCGGGCGGACATGGGCGGAATGTGCGAATTGGCCGGCGCCGCAATGGCCAACGCGACGCGCAGTCTGCTCGACGTCGACTTGGACGCCGCCCACAGCGTGTTGTCCGACGTAGAGCGACTGACATTCCTGCACAACGACGTCGAGAGGCGCACGTTGGCGATCTTGGCGACGCAGGCGCCCGTCGCCGGTGACCTGCGGACCGTGGTGAGTGCCATTCACATCGCGGCGGCCGCCGATCGGATGGGTGGATTGGCCTCGCACATCGCCAAGTTGAGCCTGCGCCGTCACCCGAACTCCGTGATCCCGGACGAGATGAACGACACCTTCGCCGCAATGGGCAGGATCGCCGTGAATCTGGCCGACAATTGTCACGCAATTCTGGGCACCGGCGATTGCGCACGGGCGCAACGAGTTCGACGCGACGATCAGGAGATGGAGGCGATTCACCAGCAGCTCTTCAACGCCGTGTCGAGCCCTCATTGGGGCCACGGTGCCGGCGTCGCGTCCGACGTGGTGCTCCTGGGGAGGTTCTACGGGCGGTTCGCCGACCACGCCGACGAGATCGCGCGTCGAATGATCTTTCAAACCAGCGGTGACCCGGTGAGGCGTGCGAAGGCCGGCTGA
- a CDS encoding DUF6131 family protein, giving the protein MALPNAGPSESPESNGFRFDGMGNSLPGSSPLRIGLIMIVLGIVLLLIGYFAGISILYTIGGILVVVGVILWILGAVGRPVGGRKVWF; this is encoded by the coding sequence GTGGCACTGCCGAACGCCGGGCCTTCAGAATCCCCTGAAAGTAATGGGTTTCGTTTTGACGGAATGGGCAATTCTCTTCCCGGCAGTTCCCCTCTACGGATCGGATTGATCATGATCGTGCTTGGCATCGTTCTCCTGTTGATTGGCTATTTCGCAGGAATATCGATCCTGTACACAATTGGCGGCATTCTCGTGGTGGTCGGGGTGATCCTGTGGATCCTCGGCGCAGTCGGACGTCCCGTCGGCGGCCGAAAAGTCTGGTTCTAG
- the menE gene encoding o-succinylbenzoate--CoA ligase: MLAVLEGVLDGRDPAILPVPADARSAELLTEHLGVGDDIDDDVALVVPTSGTTGIPRGAMLTARALIASASATHDRIGGPGSWLLALPAHHIAGLQVMVRSLLAGTVPVAIDPSFDVGVLPSAIEALGSGARYASLVAVQLAKALADPGATIALAELDAVLIGGGPMPTAVRDAAAAAGIRVVRTYGMSETAGGCVYDGTPLDGVRVRIDDGRVVLGGDTVAMGYRNPTEPDPFAEPGWFRTDDAGVVDDSGVLRILGRIDDAIGTGGLTVMPQLVEAALGSHPAITDCAVFGVGDDRLGQRVVTAVVLAAGVEPPTVAELRAHVEKTLDATAAPREVYLVDELPRRGIGKLDRQALVTRFDTGV, encoded by the coding sequence TTGCTCGCGGTGCTCGAAGGTGTCCTCGACGGCAGGGATCCGGCGATCTTGCCGGTGCCCGCCGACGCCCGCTCGGCCGAACTGCTGACCGAGCATCTCGGCGTCGGTGACGACATCGACGACGACGTCGCCCTCGTGGTGCCGACGTCTGGCACCACCGGGATTCCCAGGGGGGCCATGCTCACCGCGCGTGCACTGATCGCCAGCGCGTCGGCGACCCACGACAGGATCGGCGGCCCCGGCAGCTGGCTTCTGGCGCTGCCCGCCCATCACATCGCCGGCTTGCAGGTAATGGTCCGCAGCCTGCTGGCGGGGACCGTGCCCGTGGCAATCGATCCGAGTTTCGACGTGGGTGTGCTGCCTTCGGCCATCGAGGCACTGGGCAGCGGCGCGCGGTACGCGTCGCTGGTCGCGGTCCAGCTCGCGAAGGCACTCGCCGACCCAGGTGCCACCATCGCGCTGGCCGAACTCGACGCCGTCCTCATCGGCGGGGGGCCGATGCCCACGGCGGTCCGCGACGCCGCTGCGGCAGCGGGCATCCGGGTGGTACGCACCTACGGCATGAGTGAGACCGCCGGCGGGTGCGTGTACGACGGAACGCCACTCGACGGCGTGCGCGTTCGAATCGACGACGGGCGCGTGGTGCTCGGCGGCGACACCGTGGCCATGGGCTACCGCAACCCCACGGAGCCGGACCCGTTCGCCGAACCCGGCTGGTTCCGCACCGATGACGCTGGCGTCGTTGATGATTCCGGCGTACTGCGAATCTTGGGACGCATCGACGACGCCATCGGTACGGGTGGACTCACCGTGATGCCGCAGCTCGTCGAAGCCGCGCTGGGGTCGCACCCGGCGATCACCGACTGCGCGGTCTTCGGCGTCGGGGACGACCGGCTGGGTCAACGCGTCGTGACGGCGGTGGTCCTCGCTGCCGGTGTGGAGCCACCGACGGTGGCGGAGCTGCGCGCGCACGTCGAGAAGACGTTGGACGCCACCGCCGCACCTCGCGAGGTGTACCTCGTCGACGAACTTCCGCGCCGCGGCATCGGAAAGCTCGATCGCCAAGCCCTCGTCACCCGGTTCGACACCGGCGTCTGA
- a CDS encoding SDR family oxidoreductase yields the protein MSNNPLRRLADSVFLAGMRPPLTARLLQPGRDVDPAGKRILITGASSGIGEAGALKLAGQGARVIVVARRQELLDSVVARIGDAGGDATAIACDLSDLDAVDALVAEVEDRFGGIDVLINNAGRSIRRPLAESLERWHDVERTMQLNYYSPLRLIRGFAPGMRARRDGHVVNVSTWGVLSESSPLFAVYNASKAALTAVSRVIETEWAQDGVHSTTLFYPLVKTPMIAPTRAYDGLPGLSADEAADWMVTAVRRRPVRVAPRMAVTAHAVNSFAPAAVDAIMKRQRVQPTG from the coding sequence GTGAGCAACAATCCCCTGCGCCGACTGGCCGACTCGGTGTTCCTGGCCGGTATGCGTCCGCCCCTGACCGCCCGGCTACTGCAGCCCGGCCGCGACGTCGACCCCGCGGGAAAACGGATCCTGATCACCGGCGCCTCATCGGGGATCGGTGAGGCCGGTGCGCTGAAGCTGGCCGGCCAGGGGGCGCGGGTCATCGTGGTCGCGCGCAGGCAGGAGCTGCTGGACTCGGTGGTGGCGCGGATCGGGGACGCCGGCGGCGACGCCACCGCCATTGCCTGCGACCTGTCCGACCTCGACGCGGTGGACGCACTGGTCGCCGAGGTCGAGGACCGCTTCGGCGGGATCGACGTGTTGATCAACAATGCGGGCAGGTCCATCCGGCGACCGCTGGCCGAATCACTGGAGCGCTGGCACGACGTCGAGCGGACGATGCAGCTGAACTACTACTCACCGCTGCGGCTGATCCGCGGGTTCGCACCGGGGATGCGGGCGCGGCGCGATGGACACGTCGTGAACGTCTCGACCTGGGGCGTCTTGAGTGAATCCTCGCCGCTGTTCGCCGTCTACAACGCCTCGAAGGCGGCGCTCACCGCCGTCAGCCGTGTCATCGAGACCGAATGGGCCCAGGACGGGGTGCATTCCACGACGCTGTTCTATCCGTTGGTCAAGACGCCGATGATCGCGCCGACCCGGGCCTACGACGGCCTCCCCGGGCTCTCGGCCGACGAGGCGGCGGACTGGATGGTCACCGCCGTCCGACGCAGGCCCGTGCGCGTGGCGCCGAGGATGGCCGTCACCGCGCACGCGGTGAACAGCTTCGCCCCCGCGGCCGTGGACGCCATCATGAAGCGGCAGCGCGTCCAACCCACCGGCTGA
- a CDS encoding APC family permease: protein MSAPSKSTGPSAQATTDAGLRRGVMSAPEVSAQAIANIAPSAVIAFTAAAIYLGAGNGTVLSFLLATLVILAVGYCVVVFARRHASAGSLYTYVAKGLGPTGAYLAGIALVVGCWGITAGSLGGAVSYMNQFLVLLGVPATGIGWQLGLAVVLGGLATLFTIRGIRLSARVSLVLELVSVTIIVVLLVLALVWAGPNAWDPSQFSFEGAPPQGVAAGMVLGILGFVGFSSADALGREAKNPYTTIPRAIMWSAVTVGVLYVFAAYTQIAVLGEGLAESASPLEDIATLIGMPSWFAPILTFGVGASFFAVVVAPLNVVGRIIYVMGKEGVVGDHFGRTHDRHLTPHRVLLIAGPTAIALNLVLLAMSVDPMEIVVWVDTYGTYGYMVAYALVAIACVVYTRREGMPNRLVWTCAVVVVLAMAYVFFANVWPVPAWPLNIIPYLFLATMVVAVGWYRYRVARRPEIVANIGNTETDILEGVG from the coding sequence ATGTCAGCACCTTCCAAGTCCACCGGGCCCTCAGCCCAGGCCACGACCGACGCTGGCCTACGTCGCGGCGTGATGTCCGCGCCCGAGGTGTCCGCCCAGGCGATTGCGAACATCGCGCCGAGCGCGGTGATCGCGTTCACCGCGGCGGCCATCTACCTCGGCGCGGGTAACGGCACCGTGCTGTCGTTCCTGCTCGCCACGCTGGTCATCCTTGCGGTCGGCTACTGCGTCGTCGTGTTTGCGCGCAGGCACGCCTCGGCGGGGTCGCTGTACACCTATGTCGCCAAGGGGCTAGGTCCGACCGGCGCGTATCTCGCCGGTATCGCGCTGGTCGTCGGCTGTTGGGGCATCACGGCCGGTTCTCTTGGTGGGGCGGTGTCCTACATGAACCAGTTCCTCGTCCTGCTTGGCGTGCCTGCCACCGGAATTGGTTGGCAGCTGGGACTTGCCGTCGTGCTCGGCGGCCTCGCGACGCTGTTCACGATTCGTGGGATCCGGCTCTCCGCGCGCGTTTCACTGGTGTTGGAGTTGGTGTCAGTCACCATCATCGTGGTCCTGCTGGTACTCGCCCTCGTCTGGGCCGGGCCCAACGCCTGGGACCCGTCGCAATTCAGCTTCGAGGGCGCACCGCCACAGGGCGTGGCGGCCGGAATGGTCCTCGGCATCCTCGGCTTCGTCGGTTTCTCCTCCGCCGACGCATTGGGCCGCGAGGCGAAGAATCCGTACACCACGATTCCGCGGGCGATCATGTGGAGTGCCGTCACCGTCGGCGTTCTCTACGTGTTCGCTGCCTACACGCAAATCGCGGTCCTTGGCGAAGGACTCGCCGAGAGCGCCAGCCCCCTCGAGGACATCGCGACGCTCATCGGCATGCCGTCGTGGTTCGCCCCGATCCTCACCTTCGGCGTCGGAGCGTCATTCTTCGCGGTGGTCGTGGCCCCGCTCAACGTCGTCGGACGCATCATCTACGTGATGGGCAAGGAGGGCGTGGTCGGCGACCACTTCGGCCGCACCCACGACCGCCATCTGACACCGCACCGCGTCCTACTGATCGCGGGTCCTACGGCGATCGCGCTCAACCTGGTGCTGCTGGCGATGAGCGTCGACCCCATGGAGATCGTCGTCTGGGTCGACACCTACGGCACCTACGGCTACATGGTCGCGTACGCGCTCGTCGCGATCGCCTGCGTGGTGTACACCCGGCGCGAGGGCATGCCCAACCGCCTGGTGTGGACCTGCGCGGTCGTCGTCGTCCTGGCGATGGCCTACGTGTTCTTCGCCAACGTCTGGCCGGTGCCGGCGTGGCCGTTGAACATCATCCCCTACCTGTTTCTCGCGACGATGGTCGTGGCGGTCGGGTGGTACCGGTACCGCGTGGCGCGCCGGCCCGAGATCGTCGCGAACATCGGCAACACGGAGACCGACATCCTCGAAGGCGTCGGCTGA
- a CDS encoding DUF3349 domain-containing protein, whose protein sequence is MNTFLAKIVAWITAGYPEGVPGPDRVPLMSLLNRRLSEDEVKTVTQALMDRGEFDHVDIGVLITQTTDELPRPEDVERVRQRLAAKGWPLDDSREDNPTGLGSDGEESA, encoded by the coding sequence GTGAACACTTTTCTCGCAAAGATCGTCGCGTGGATCACCGCCGGCTATCCGGAGGGGGTGCCCGGACCCGACCGGGTTCCGCTGATGTCGCTGTTGAACCGCCGCCTCAGCGAGGACGAGGTCAAGACCGTCACCCAGGCACTGATGGATCGCGGCGAGTTCGACCACGTCGACATCGGCGTGCTGATCACCCAGACCACCGATGAGCTGCCTCGGCCTGAAGACGTCGAACGAGTTCGGCAACGCCTGGCCGCGAAGGGTTGGCCACTTGACGATTCGCGCGAGGACAACCCCACCGGCCTCGGTAGCGACGGCGAGGAATCGGCATAG
- a CDS encoding cation:proton antiporter has translation MALVLLLVLATVILAPLAERITVPYPVVMLLFGLLLALVPGITVPTVDADWILPVVLPPLLFAAARRTSWRQFLDNRRAIGLLAVALVAVTAFVVGVVASAVVPGLPLIAGVALGAAVAPPDPVAATAVARKLNLPRRLRTVLEGEGLSNDATALVLYEVAAAATMTGALSPTTAASALGLAVGIGVAVGLAFAVAARWLLTRLPAHPAGSGLVLVLPFAAYAAADFIHGSGVLAVVTVALALSRYGDTQSSQTRLVSGTTWEIVELLLTGAAFAFVGVELRNVAGSLQGSLDTAIWQALAVTAAAIVIRFVWIFPVAFLDERLRLRKGVEGEPVGWREMTVASWAGMRGVVTLAAVLALPAGEKAFPERERLIFIAFVVIVVTIIVQGLTLPFVVKRLGVMASVDQTDEAARDLIRRARDAGLRRLDDLRADSEVDSETIAHAEDNAERMWHSMGFDPGEHSEAESERNAKHAATLNAVKDEILAAARDEIGSARKESGVDPTIVDGVLRRLDARGTQPE, from the coding sequence GTGGCTCTCGTACTCCTTCTGGTGCTGGCCACCGTGATCCTCGCTCCTCTCGCGGAGCGCATCACGGTGCCATATCCGGTGGTCATGTTGCTCTTCGGGCTGCTGTTGGCGTTGGTGCCCGGCATCACGGTGCCGACCGTCGACGCGGATTGGATTCTCCCCGTAGTACTTCCGCCGCTCCTGTTCGCCGCCGCACGGCGGACGTCCTGGCGGCAGTTTCTCGACAACCGGCGGGCGATCGGGCTGCTGGCGGTTGCGCTGGTCGCCGTGACGGCCTTCGTCGTGGGGGTGGTGGCCAGCGCGGTCGTGCCCGGCCTCCCGCTGATCGCCGGCGTGGCGTTGGGCGCCGCAGTGGCGCCGCCGGACCCGGTGGCGGCCACGGCCGTGGCCCGGAAGCTGAATCTGCCGCGCCGGCTTCGCACGGTGCTGGAGGGCGAGGGTCTCTCCAATGACGCGACCGCACTGGTGCTCTACGAGGTCGCGGCGGCGGCGACCATGACCGGAGCGCTGTCGCCCACGACGGCGGCGAGTGCGCTCGGCCTCGCCGTCGGGATCGGCGTCGCGGTGGGGTTGGCCTTCGCGGTGGCGGCGCGGTGGTTGCTCACCCGGCTACCCGCCCACCCGGCCGGTAGCGGACTGGTTCTGGTGCTCCCGTTCGCGGCCTACGCGGCCGCCGACTTCATTCACGGCAGTGGTGTGCTCGCCGTGGTGACGGTCGCGTTGGCGTTGAGCCGCTACGGCGATACCCAATCGTCGCAGACCCGCCTGGTGTCCGGAACCACCTGGGAGATCGTCGAATTACTGTTGACGGGTGCCGCATTCGCCTTCGTCGGCGTCGAACTGCGCAACGTCGCGGGCAGTCTGCAGGGTTCGTTGGACACCGCCATCTGGCAGGCGCTTGCCGTAACGGCCGCGGCCATCGTCATCAGATTCGTCTGGATCTTCCCGGTCGCCTTCCTCGACGAACGATTGCGTCTCCGCAAGGGGGTCGAGGGGGAACCGGTGGGCTGGCGCGAGATGACGGTCGCCTCGTGGGCCGGGATGCGCGGCGTGGTGACCCTGGCGGCCGTGCTCGCGCTGCCTGCAGGCGAGAAGGCATTCCCCGAACGTGAACGGCTGATCTTCATTGCGTTCGTGGTGATCGTCGTGACGATCATCGTGCAGGGTCTGACGCTGCCGTTCGTGGTGAAGCGCCTGGGCGTCATGGCATCCGTCGATCAGACGGACGAGGCGGCCCGCGATCTCATCCGTCGAGCCCGTGATGCCGGTCTTCGCCGCCTCGACGACCTTCGGGCGGACAGCGAGGTCGACTCCGAGACCATCGCGCACGCCGAGGACAACGCCGAACGCATGTGGCACTCGATGGGCTTCGATCCGGGTGAGCATTCCGAAGCGGAGAGCGAGCGCAACGCCAAGCACGCGGCCACGCTGAACGCGGTCAAGGACGAGATACTTGCCGCCGCCCGCGACGAAATAGGTTCCGCTCGAAAGGAATCGGGAGTCGACCCGACCATCGTCGACGGAGTGCTACGGAGACTCGACGCGCGCGGTACTCAACCCGAGTAG